Below is a genomic region from Miscanthus floridulus cultivar M001 chromosome 1, ASM1932011v1, whole genome shotgun sequence.
AGAACACGACGAATAAGAAATAGACATGACCTAGGTTCACATGGGCACATAATGCATGGTTAATTTAATCTACTGCGAACAATGGAAAATTTAAATCCATGTACTAAACTGGTAAGAACGATGTAGTAATCAAATTCAACCCATGCACTGGTCTAGGAATAACAAAGAAATCAACTTTTCAAAATATCGAAGGTACTAATCGGCGCTAATGACCCATGGAACAAGTAATACAATAGCAACAAAGTACAAATGATGCACTAGTACGATGGTGACATTTCATACATGCATGCCGTCTGATGCCCTTTTGTCTTCTTTGTGTGGAAGTGCATGATGGTGACATTTCATGCATGCTCTATATTCATTACAGTGATTCATCGATATCGTGAGAAGGCGGCAAATTGCAGCATgaaggtagcttcctcttcttcCCTCCTCTCTCACCAGTCAGGCAGTCACCACAGGCCACAGTGTGCCTGCCTGACTCACGTGTGCGATATTCAAGGATTGGGAGTGTGTGCGTGTACGTATGTGTCACTGTGGCTGTGTGCCAAACATCATACATGCGCACTGCACTCTGAACCAAAGCTGGGTGGGTTGTCACAGCACAGCTATACCTCCTGCGGGATCCCAGGTCATGATTCCATACCGCCACAGCCCTATAAAACCAAAAATCAttctggccttgtttagattgcaagttttttcactctctccatcacatcaaatctttggacacatgcatggagtattaaatgtagataaaaaaataactaattacacagtttgattataaattacgagacgaatcttttgagcctagttaggccatgattggacaataattatcagatacaaacgaaagtgctacagtcgATGCTATGACATTGCAGCAGGCTAGTAATAATAAGTAACCCTAGAATGGTTCCAGCTTTCAAACAAGATGGTTATTATCCTATATATGATGCACGAAACGTATCCATCTGTCACTTTATTCTTGTTGGAAAAAAGGATCCTGAGAACTGAAGCAGTTTCTCTCTACTGCTAGTGCTACTATCATTGGAGGCCTGTTCCCGGGTCCTATCATGAGAAATGCTTTAGTAGGCAACATGCATAATTACATAGAAAAGACAAAAGGTTGGCACGCTGTGTGCTGTTGTGCTAGCATAGATATTCGGCATAAAGGGTCAATATCATGTACGAGATTAAATGGACGTCTGGAGTTCAAATTTTTTTTCAATTTAATCGATCAGATAGGCGTGAAGTCCAATGTCTGTAGCAGTAGAAGACAAAAGTTTATGGAACGGCGTGGGACCAACGGAGGGAACTGACGGAGTGCGGGTGCTCTCATCTACTCATTTTTGCACTGCAGCACCAGTCGTCTGTCCTTGCCCCTGCAGCTTCTTGTTACCTCACACAGTAGCGTTGCAGCTTCTTGTCACCTCACACAGTAGCATTGCAGCTTCTTGTCACCTCACACAGTAGCGTTGCAGCTTCTGCATTCATGTCACCGCACACAGTAGCGTTGCAGCttctatgatgcatgcatgctatCTGCTGCATGGATATGGTTGAGACCACTGGCAGCATGCGTCGAGAATCTAGCCTGTAGCACAATACCAGATTTTTTATCCTTGTGCTTTCTCTATATGTAGAGCAAGCATATAATAAAAGGTTGATCCAACAACATGCATGTTACCAAAACTCATAGTGAAAAATAGGAACGAGGCGATCTAAGCCATAAAACAATATCGGACGGGGCTAACAGAGCAAGCTACCGTGGCCATGCTCAGAGGCCGCGGAGTGCGTGGAGAATCTAGGCTGTAGCATAATACCAGATTTTTCTATCCTTGTGCTTTCTCCATGTGTAGAGCAAGCATATAATAAAAGGTTGAGCCAACAACATGCATGTTACGAAACCTGTTCTCCTTCAGTCCAATCATGAGAAGACAAAAACTCATAGTCAAAAATAGGAACAAGGCGATCTGAGCCATAAAAACAATATCGGACGGGGCTAACAGAGCAGGCTATCGTGGCCATGCTCAGAGGCCGCGGAGACGGCGCGGCCTCATACTTctaatatatgtgtgtgtgtggtaGCTATCCGTCCACCAAAATGGCGAGGCAGCtctcagcctgttcggcaggcttGAATGGGCTCGCTGGAGCTGAGGCTAAATCAGCCAGCCAAGCAGCTGCTTCCAGCAGCCAGCCAGCCTCCAGCTAATTTAAATTGGTTGAATAGTCATTTCAAATTTAAACTCTTCTCATCAACCAATTTTAGTTCTCTAAGTCCAACAAAACTACCAAACACTGACAAAAAAAGTATGCAGCCATAGCCATAAATTTTAAACTATAACTTAGGTTCCAACGTGCACTGACACTAGTAAGATACTTATAAAAACGATCGAATCAACTGATGAACTACACTTGGATTAATCATTTCTCACGGTATTTCAGTCCTCCTTGCATTGAAGTCCAGCTTGTTCTTTAGCCTCAACTGAGAACATCTTCCTGCCTTCTAAGAACTCCTAACAAATGAACAAATAATCTTGAGCAATGGTCCAATCAAAGACAAAAGTCAATAACACTACAATGAACAGGGAGCGAAGAATTTTCTTCGATTCAGAGCAACAGATACATACAAAACAATCAAAAATCAAAAGAAGGCATCCAAGTTGTGTCATCCAGTTCTCGACCCTTACTATACATCTTCTAAGCAGGCATGACAACAACCTGTACAAAGGAAGTAATAGTAGGTTAATAATTATGTCTGTCTAAGTGTTCTTCACAGCTCAAATATAACAAAGAAGTAAAAGTATAATGTGCATGCCTCAAACAAGAATAATGGACTGCTGCCACCAGAAATAGAATTTCATAGCTCAAAAAAAACATAAGGAGATGGATGTACAAATGAAGGTGCTCAAATTAAAGGAAGGACAATCTACAAACACCAGTTGCCAAAATGGAAGCACGACATGATATGCTTGTCCCAGTATGATGCATCTAAACAGATACAATATGCCTCGCTTTGTGCAAAAAGCATGTCGCAACTTTGCCATAGTTaaagcaaaacaagcagcattCAAGAGGGCTACTACATCTCGCATAGAAATTGCAAACATGTATGTACAACTATAGGCTACATGAATGAATGATCTGGGTGCTGGGTCATTTTCCTCCCACTCTCACACATAACTTCACAAAATAAACATCTCGCATAGAAATCCATACAACAAAAGATTACAACATACACTAGGGTTAACAAATCTTAGCCCACACATAATGTATTCATTAAATACCTAACTTAAATTCAAGTACTAAAGTAGGTTCATTACATCACCTTCCCTCAATCATATTCCACTCCACACTACAGCTGATATCCACTCCCTTACTGCAGTTGTTTGGGTTCCACTATTTAGAACCACCCACTCCGACAGCTCATACGACGGTGCATTATGTCCATACTTACGTAGCCACAAATAATTATCCATTGCAAAGCATGATATGCTAATCATCGCTTGCTTTTTCCTCGTGAAGTAAGGAACCCATTCCAGAATATGCCACAGTTCTTTGAGCCCCCCAAATCTCCTTTCAATTACATTTCGCAGCCTCGAGTGAATGTAGTTAAATTTCTCATCGCGTTCTAACGTCTTCAACTCTACGTCCCTAAAGTCGTTTATATGGTACCTTGTATTCTGGAAAGGAGTCATGTATCCTTGACTCTCCGTGTATTCCGCGTTAGCCAGGTAGTAGCGTCCTACAAAAATTGAAACAATTCCACAATTAGTGCCAACAATGTCCTGCCAACTACCTACACACATGCTGCATCAAagatatttgcaagtcatcacgAACCTGCTGGTGGATGCGGGAACCATTCATCGGCCTGACAGTCTTTTAGGACCGCCATGTCATGACATGCTCCCGCCTTCCCGGCACCCACATAGGTGAAGCGGCCATCCATATCCACAATGGCGCAAACATTAATTGAAGTTTCTCCTTTCCTATTGAAGAAGTCAGCTTTGGCTTCCTGATTAACCTCAACCTTTATGTAGGTACCATCTATAGCACCTATGCACCCATCAAATCATGGTGCATATTCAGCAAGTTTTTGGCTGACTCGTGGGTAGTTCCTATCTGCTGGAACTAGTATAGTCTGTGCCCACCTATACATAACCTCTGCTAGTGCAGTTACCTTCCTACTAACCGTATCTAACAACCTTTCAAATCTATCTTTGCATTCTCTACTAGCAGACTGGTGGACACAAGTCCATACATACATTCCTAAAGCTTCAACGGAACTACACTTGTCTGTAGATGGCAGCCCGAATAGAAGCAACATGTTATGCAAATGCATGAAGGCATCACGGGACATACGCAAATTGTCTGTATTTTGTGGGGTCGTCAAGAGTAAGTTTCATCCATTACGCGCCGGTAAGCTTGGGTATGGGACAAGAAAGTTTCATCCATTACGCGCCGGTAAGCTTGGGTATGGGACAAGGAGGATTTACCGCATGCTACACCAGCAGGCCTTTCAACTTCTTAGCACGACAGCGGGGCGGTGGTTGGGCTGTGACTCTGTGAGTGACCCTAAAGCATGTACGACAAACGGTGAGGTGTACTCaattttttttgtgaaaatatgtttaGAAACTTCCACCTTTATATCTAGTGTATATAGATATTGCAAAAGCTCGTCTATATCTAATAAAGTAAGCACACAAACAAAAAGTGCATATATACATATTCAGGTCTATTCTTCATCATTCGACAAATATGACTAGAAATTTCTAGAAACTTTAATTAAAGAgctgggtatatatatataggtagaaTGACAACCACAGGTGAAGCATAAACAATTGAGTAGACAGAAATATTAGCCACCAAACAATTGGGTAGATACATTAGCCACCATATTGGTAATTATTTGGATGTCAATAGGTCCTCACAAAGACATGATGTTCAACAAACACCATTGTAATACACACCATTGCAAGACATAATAAACCATCGACAGTTGGACAACACGTGCAAGTCAATCAATTGAAAGCCACGCCATGCATAAATTGAGCTATGTTTCTTCGCATAGTATCTGAATCCTTACTTCTCATAAAACAAAGATGACACGCCTTGTCCCTGCTGCATATTGactctttttgataattgatatcTTGTAAACTCCAATCAACAGCATGATTAATTTCCATAGAAGTCAACGACTCTGCTTTACACATCAGATAtcttgcaaattcattctctccaATGGTGCCACAATAACCATTAAATATTATGTGTCTTAGATGTTTCATCGGAAGAATGGTTGTCTCTAAAAGTGAATCCCAATCTCCAAAATCTTGAGCATTCGGTGTGCCAAAGTTAAAACACTGCGATATACATTGAGAAAATTTTcttaaataattataaaattagtAATAGCAAAGAAAAATCTATTAGTGCTTTAAGAAAAGCATATATCTTTTCAGAATATAAAGATTACCATATAAATGCACAAAAAAAACACATTTCATGGATAACTTAATAAAATAAAACTAATTCAATGTTGCAATATTAGtgtatattttattttatataaacTAGCGAGTGAAATTTAAGTTGTAACATAATTTGGAGTAGAGGGAATATAAAGTACCATATACTATAAACAACGCTGGTGTACAAACTCAGATCCAACTTTAATGTGGTGGATGTTAATAATACTCTTATCTATAAACTTAATCCAACTTAGCATAACTAGACCTAGGACAGACTCATATCCCCTCTATTTAATCATAGCGTGAGTGTAACAAACAAATAACACATCATAAATAAATATCTAAAGGAAATAAATACCCTAATCTCAAGTCGTTGTAAACGCGGAAATAAGCCTAAGATGTGCACTCCTCTCCTCAATTCTTCACCATCAGCAAATTTCATACCAAAAACAAGTGACGTTATAAAGAATAGACGTCTCTGCATCAAGCAACAATAGAAGCATTAGTATGCTTGCAAATTGAGATTCATGGAATAGAAAATCACCAATTATGTATCGAATCACAGTGGTGCTGGTGCAAATACCTGATTAGAAATAATACTAAGGTGCGGTGAGTCCAACGTAGGAAGCTTGAGGGCAAGCTCTCGGACCTTTTTACCAGAGTCAATAGTGAAGGCTGGTATCCGCCACAGATTGACAAATTCAAAAGTCACCCTTTCAAGATTTGGCATGTGCTGATCGGAGAATTCATCGAGAGGAACACGGGGCACACTGACGTACAAGATTTTCAGGGTGTGCGAGTGAAAGGAAATTAGGCGGAGTCCATCGATCATAAATAGATGTAGCTCGCGGATCACAGGACAGACTTGAATCATGCTGTGAAGAGCAGCCTCAGAGATAAGAACATTGGACAAGTATAGAAAATCAAGGCGGGGTAAGATTGGCACAGGGGAACGGGTATTCCCAGGGCCACCAAGCCGGCAGCAGTGCAGAACTAGATGGCGTAGATTAACCCCAGCGCTGCCCAGCAAGTTGGCGGGCAGAGTGGGTTGCTCTAGATCGGATGCCCACCGCAAGATTAGGGTGTCATCGAGGCGCTTCTGCGCTAGGGTTCTAAGCCAGGCGCGGGTGCCAAAGCCGGCATCTGTAGTCACACAGAAGCAGCGGATAGGCCCACGGTGGGAAGAAAGAATAGATGTAATAGACTCGGCGCTCAGAAAGTCGACATCGGAATTGGGGGAGTCGAGATTGAGATCTAGCGGCAGCGAGGGCCATACGTTTGACCAGCGGCGGGAAAGCACCATGGTGCGGGCGGCAGCCTTAGGTGGGAGAAGGTAGaggatgtgcccaaccaagcagtCAGGGAGGAGGCTGATGCGATCCTCTTGCTCTTCCATCTTTACCGACGGCAGCGCCGATGACGTGACGCGGCGAGGAGAGATTCGGACTTACCGACGGCAGCGCCGATGACGTGACACGGAGAGGAGAGACTCGGACCTGATCTAGGGTGCCGAACAGGAGACTCTCggagagggcggcggcggcggggaccgACGAAAGGGAGGGGATCTGTAGTGGCGGCCGGGAAGAGAAGGGGATCAGCGTCAAATATGTAAAGcaaaaaatctacttaaccccCACTTTTCATACTGGTTCTACTTCAcctccaactatgaaaccgtctattttacctcctaaattttctaaaaccgtctattttacctcacggacggttttcagcggcggttttgctacagtaacggttgttttgaattttctttttttaatttatttccggtgattttttgaaaaatcatagtaaatcatagaaaaatcataaaatgaaaaatctaattttattggactccacatgaatagatctacacagtgaatatataatacggtatgctttagtacaaattttttttgtagctttagattaattggaaaatttaattttgtctgtaattaattagaatttatctataactaagttatacatagttcaatgagtacgaaatttttactatagttcaagcatacaataattagcgtaccataaaaatttcaccacaattggaccatagaagctgcagctatgaattattccaattaattacagacaaaattagattttccaattaatctaaggctacagtaaaaattttatactaaagcataccgtattatatattcactatgtagatctactcatgtagagtccaacaaaattagattttttattttatgatttttctatgatttactgtgatttttcaaagattcaccgaaaataaaaaaaaattcaaacccaACATTGCTGTAGCAACCCACCGTTACTTAGGCAAACCCaccattactgtagcaaaaccgctgtcaaaaactgtccggggggtaaaatagacggttttgaaaaattcagggggtaaaacagacggtttcatagttcggggtgaagtagaccatgtatgaaaggtgaaggggttaagtagactttttctaaTATGTAAATATTCCCGTCTTGCGTCGCGTTAGGTTTTGGTAGCTCAACAACGGTGGGCTGGCTTGGGCTGGCCGTGTAGACTTCAACAGAACAAGCTGGGCTGGTCAATACGAACCAGTTTTTCTGGCTCAAAAGGTAGGGGCCTCTACTGACCTTTTATACTGGGCCTATTTCTATTTCTTCCGTCCGGCTCAACTTGCCTTGCCGATTGTCGGGAGAAGTCAACATTACCTGGCTGAAAATGCTCTCGAAGCTCTCAAGATGAACTCGATCTCTCACTTGAATGGAGCATAAATGCTCGGGAGTGAGAGAAGAGAAGGGGAGAGCTTGTTCTTCTCTTAGGGTTCTTGCAAGGATGAACAAAGGAGAAGAGTGAGTGAGTGAAAGCAGGCCGCCATGCGTGAGCTGTTCTCGATGGTTGGAGCGCGCATGGGCATTGTGCTGCCCGATATTGAGCATGCCTAGTGGGCAGCGCTGATCCGACACTTTGGTTGCATAATTAGTTTTTATTTAATCAAACCAGTGTGCGTTTCACCGCCCTGCGGCGCCTTTTGTTTATGTTCAACCCCATCACTAATGCCATCTCGCTGTGATGTGGTGTAGGGCGTGTATGCTTCTaaacttcttcttaatgaaacacgtgctaAGCACGTTCTAGAAAAAAAGGTGGTGATTGTAATTGTGGATCTTGTTACTCGTGGtgattgccgtcacctagacggtTGGTGATTTAGAGATTGGTGAGGGGATTTGGTGATTGTGACCGTCCCCAACCAAAGATTATATTTGTGAGGGTTTCTTGATCTTTTCCCTggcggagagtcaaaaggtactctagtggattgctcgtagcttgtggatccccatcttgtgttggttgtacggcacccggttgcgggttaggcatgtgatgctgttgacggtagttatcatacaTATTTTATCCGTCAAATAAACATGTATAAGAGTATAAATGAATCACTaaagtagacttaggggtttaagcTGACagattccacgagttttggtgaatctatgtttccagcaggatttaatcagaaaacctcCAAGGAagacctaatcgtcaaaggaaaatacGGAATCCCGTCGCGGTACCTAcgtggaaagactctagaaggaCCCAGAAACCACGTCACCAAAGCGGAGCCCGagtggctgacatgtggggccgcccCGCCCCACTGTCAGGCCGCTCGGCCCCCtatggtcccacctgtcagcctcatcGCTATGTCGATTTCCCACCGTCTTTGAGGATGCATTTAGGCCGTtgtttaagtcggtttgatccaagagctCACGTTGGACCCccagggctatataatccagccTGCACCCCTTGGAGGTAATGCTCATTTGATgctgagagctgagaagccagaCACCCTAATTCATATGCCCACCAAGAttagagccagcaatcaagagaagattagtcctccataggatctagtcaaattctagaaatagagagatagagtgtgagggaagagttctgGAGGAGtcccggcctgtcggtgctctctctacggcttgtacctggtggaatcaagttcttttttagcttgcttctgagatttctctggtaatcgacttctaatttaagtaagcatcttgttcatattattctttaggtttgcgactctcttttgagtactttaatccttgtagctcctgggttaaagtagtattcgtagtgtaagcgtggtgcttaaactCGGTTACTCatagatgtaccctattttccagATCGGTGGTtactcacgagggtgactcttatagcctcgttgaatcatcTGTAGTCCACCTTCCGTTAGTAGGACTACCAGGACAGTATTGTTATATGAAACATATTAtgtctgtgttttctctagtattatcctcagaattgaacaatagaagacaaagcttaccgaagttagaactagaatacCTGAGTAgactcctctacgctcctattatctagcattgattgtgaagttgggataagttagatttggttattctcacctctgttcctttgggttcgatataaaactgggttactctcggtgaagtgctacaatggtataatatctaatatgtgtgcattaatttataccaacaagcatttctgacgcCATTGCTAGGGAACGGTTGTTGAGTTAACTTCGAGTCTAGCTTATTCTTGTATTatacttttatcttttcttttattcttttattctttttaccatggatctagaatccacccctatttACTAATATGGAGCACCCACGAGCGCAAGACTTTAGCCAaaagagtcttcaaagcctatcctaacacctggttaTGAACTGCGCACATGTTTAGTTAATATGGTTCGGGATCAACCCTTTTCGAGCGAAGATGATCaaacccctattcccacctaaataAGTTGTCAGATGAAATcttacgatggaagctttttcctttctctttgatgggaaaggttaaacgttggtacaatctcactatagggagtagacaaggagattggggagCCCTATGTTCTAGCTTTTTCTTACAATTCTTTCTCATCTCTAGGGTAGTCAAACTTCgttcagaggttctatcttttaaacaaaagaaaaaagaatctctaggcacggCATGGAAACGCTTTAATACTCTTATCaatactggccctgaccttgctattcaagaccctattctccttcaacacttttatatgggtcttgatagggaATCCTCAACACTTCTTAATATGGCCTCAGGAGGATCGTTCTGGCATGTCTCTGCAAAtgcggggagaagcattcttacgaaATTTTAGAGAACATccctgaggaagaagaagacaaaccaTTAGAGGAAGAATCCCAAATAGCTAAACCTAAATCTTTACtagacccatcaccaacttcagctgTGCCAAATCCTGAACCACCGGAAAAGGAGGAAGCTTCGATTTTGGATTTTATGTTGGAATTCGaagatgaactttttgatgaatatggaaacacCTCGAATTACCATATCATGAGGAGACCccagaagtctaggaaatcattGAATAATGAACCTTTAAatccttctgaggaagctttccttaaaaagactgaaagagctagtgtctattataagcaatgaatggatAGAAGAATCaaagctttcctctgatgtgattcgtttagattcaccttctatgtCCATTCGTTGCCAAATTAATTAAGCTCCTTTCAATGCTCTTTACAATCCAGTTATGGGTATTAATATCATGTCTACATCTTTTGCTCTTGATTTATTGGagcacatgccattaacccccacaacaaagttattgaaaggtcttttaggacacattctctcgagtttgggaattttgtatgtcctccctatccatGTCAACAGAACTAGACTttatttgagcttttatatctttgatattatggagtttgacctattgataggacaaccaattggaAGACTTATCTAAGAAGGCAAAAtggggaagttgaatataagacttaGGAAAAACTTTAAACTGTATATAcctattactca
It encodes:
- the LOC136477639 gene encoding F-box/FBD/LRR-repeat protein At1g16930-like gives rise to the protein MEEQEDRISLLPDCLVGHILYLLPPKAAARTMVLSRRWSNVWPSLPLDLNLDSPNSDVDFLSAESITSILSSHRGPIRCFCVTTDAGFGTRAWLRTLAQKRLDDTLILRWASDLEQPTLPANLLGSAGVNLRHLVLHCCRLGGPGNTRSPVPILPRLDFLYLSNVLISEAALHSMIQVCPVIRELHLFMIDGLRLISFHSHTLKILYVSVPRVPLDEFSDQHMPNLERVTFEFVNLWRIPAFTIDSGKKVRELALKLPTLDSPHLSIISNQRRLFFITSLVFGMKFADGEELRRGVHILGLFPRLQRLEIRCFNFGTPNAQDFGDWDSLLETTILPMKHLRHIIFNGYCGTIGENEFARYLMCKAESLTSMEINHAVDWSLQDINYQKESICSRDKACHLCFMRSKDSDTMRRNIAQFMHGVAFN